The Pseudomonas sp. SCB32 DNA window CCGTACCATCTCCGGGCGTAGCGTGGACCCATCCCCCACTGCCCGAGGAATGCGCCATGCCCGCAGCCACTTCCCTGAAATTCCTGTTCACCGGCCTCGCCCTGGCCCTGAGCCTGCCGGTCTTCGCCCAAGGCACCGGCGCCGAGACGGTCACCGTCCAGCAGGAACACAAGATGCCCGACGCGGCGGGCAAGAAGGGCCTGATGATCACCGTCTCCTACGCGCCGGGGCAGGCATCCGGCGCCCACGTGCACAGCGGCTCGGTGTTCGCCTATGTGCTCGAAGGCGCGGTGATCTCCCAGCTGGAGGGGCATAAGCCGGTGACCTACCAGGCCGGCCAGTCCTGGTACGAGGCGCCGAACACGCCGCACCTGGTCTCGCGCAACGCCAGCAACCAGAAGCCGGCCAAGCTGCTGGTGTGGATGCTGCTCGACGAGCAGGCACCGGTGTTGACGCCGCTGAAGCAGTGAGCCTGCAGAGACATACCCGTCAGGTGCCGGTGTACCCGTAGGGCGTACAACCGTTCGCGGTTGTACGCCGATTCGCCATCGCCATCTTCCGCGCCGCGGTTGAACTGGGCCAATGTTCTTCAGGGGCGCCGAGCGGGGCGCGACCGAGGTCAATCGGTGAATGACGCGGAGCCGGTATACGCCCTACGCTCGTGCGGCTTTTGTAGGAGCGGGCCATGCCCGCGATCCGCCCCACGCAAAACCACCCGGCAAAAAAAGACCCGCCAATCGGCGGGTCAACGAGGGGGAAGTCTGATCAGATGTGCAGCGCGTGCCCCAGCGCGCGCAGCGCCGCTTCCTGCACCGCCTCGCCCAGGGTCGGGTGGGCGTGGATGGTGCCGGCGATGTCTTCCAGGCAGGCATTCATTTCCAGCGACTGCACGAAGGCCGTGGACAGCTCGGAAACCGCCTTGCCCACGGCTTGCCAGCCGAGGATCAGGTGGTTGTCCTTGCGGGCCACCACGCGGACGAAGCCATCGTTGGATTCCAGGGTCATGGCGCGGCCGTTGGCGGCGAACGGGAAGCTCGCCGTCAGCACCTCATGGCCTGCGGCTTTCGCCTGCTCCGGCGACAGGCCGACCACCACCACTTCCGGATCGGTGAAGCACACCGCCGGGATCGCCGTGGGGGTGAAGGCGCGGCGCTTGCCGGCGATGATCTCGGCGACCATCTCGCCCTGGGCCATGGCGCGGTGGGCCAGCATGGGTTCGCCGGCGATGTCGCCGATGGCCCAGACATTGCGCATGGACGTCTTGCATTGCTCGTCGATCTTCACGGCGCGGCCGTTCATGTCCAGGCTCAGGCTTTCCAGGTTCCAGCCTGTGGTATTGGGGTGGCGGCCGACGGCGACCAGTACCTGGTCGGTCTCGATTACCCGCTGGGAACCTGCGCCATCCTGCACGCGCAGACCATTGCCATCGGGCTCCAGGCCCATGACGCTGTGGCCCAGGTACAGCTCGATGCCCAGCTTGCGCAGCGCATTGGCCACCGGTTTGGTCAGCTCCTCGTCATAGGTCGGCAGGATGCGCGCTTGCGCTTCCACTACAGTCACCTCGACACCCAGCTTGCGGTAGGCGATGCCCAGTTCCAGGCCGATATAGCCGCCGCCAACCACCGCCAGGCGCTTGGGCAGCGCCTTGGGCGCCAGGGCCTCGGTGGAGGAAATCACATTGCCGCCAACCGGCAGGAACGGCAGCTCCACGGACTTCGAGCCGGCCGCCAGCAGCATGTGTTCGGTGTGGATGTGCTGGCTGCCGCCCTCGGCGAGGTCGACTTCCACGGTCTTGCCGTCGACGACTTTTGCCCAGCCGTGCACCACGGTGACGCCGTGCTTCTTCAGCAGCGCGGCGACGCCGGTGGTCAGGCGGTCGACGATGCCGTCCTTCCATTCCACGGTGCGCTGGATGTCGATGCTCGGCGCCTGCACGCTGATGCCCAGCGGCGACTTGCCGGCGAACTCGCGGGCCTTGAGGTATTCCTCGGCGGCGTGGATCAGCGCCTTGGAGGGGATGCAGCCGATGTTCAGACAGGTGCCGCCGAGGGAGGCGCCTTCCACCAGCACGGTGCGGATGCCCAGTTGGCCGGCGCGAATCGCCGCGACGTAGCCGCCGGGGCCGCCGCCGATCACCAGCAGGGTGGTTTCGAGAGTCTGGTTCTGTTTCACGGTTGGGCTCTCCGTCAATCGATGAACAGGGTGGCGGGATGTTCGAGCAGGGCGCGTACGGCCTGGATGAAGGCCGCCGCGTCCATGCCGTCGACCACCCGGTGATCGAAGGACGAGGACAGGTTCATCATCTTGCGCACGACGATCTGCCCGTTGACCACCATGGGCCGCTCGACCATGCGGTTGACGCCGACGATGGCTACTTCCGGCAGGTTGATCACCGGCGTGCTGACGATGCCGCCCAGGGCGCCGAGGCTGCTCAGGGTGATGGTCGAGCCGGAGAGTTCCTCGCGGCTGGCCTTGCCATGGCGCGCGGCATCGGCGAGGCGCGCCACTTCCGCGGCGTTGCCCCACAGGTCGCGGGATTCGGCATTGCGCAGCACCGGCACCATCAGGCCGTTGTCGCTCTGGGTGGCGACGCCCAGGTGCACCGCGCCGAAGCGGGTGATCACGTCGGCCTCGTCGTCATAGCGCGCGTTGAGCTGCGGGAAGTCACGCAGGGCGACGACCAGGGCGCGGGCAATGAACGGCAGCAGGGTGAGCTTGCCGCGTGCCGTGGCGTGCTTGGCATTGAGGTGGATGCGCAGGGCTTCCAGGTCAGTGACGTCGATTTCCTCGACGTAGCTGAAGTGCGGGATGCGCCGCTTGGCCTCGGCCATCTTCTGCGCGATCTTGCGGCGCAGGCCGATCACCGGGATCTGGTGCTCGTCGTGGCGCGCGGCATAGCCGGAGGCGATGGTGGCGCCGCCGTGCTCCAGGAAGTGCTCCAGGTCCTCATGCGAAATGCGCCCGGCCGGGCCGCTGCCCTGCACGAACTGCAACTCCACACCCAGGTCGCGGGCGCGCTGGCGCACTGCCGGCGAGGCCAGCGGCTTCTCGCCCGGTGCGCGGCGCGGGGCCGGCGTCGGGGCGGGGCGGGTGGCAGGGGCCACCGGCTTGCTCTCGGCGCGGGGCGCGGGCTTGGGCGCTTCGGCTACCGGGGCGGGCTTGGCGGCCGGCTGGGCTGGTGCCTCTTCGTGAGCCTTGGGATGCGCGGCTTCCTTGAGGTTGCCGTGGCCTTCCACTTCCAGGCGGATCAGCTCGCCGCCGACGGCCATCACCTGGCCTGGCACGCCGCCCAGGGCGAGGATCTTCCCGGCCACGGGGGAGGGGATCTCCACCGTCGCCTTGTCAGTCATGACTTCCGCCAGCAGCTGGTCCTCGTGGACCTCATCGCCTACCTGTACGTGCCACTCCACCAGCTCGACTTCGGCGATACCTTCGCCGATGTCCGGCATCTTGATGATGTGAGTGCCCATTCAGACCTCCATGGCGCGTTTGAAGGCCGCGCCGACGCGCGCCGGCCCGGGGAAGTAGTCCCATTCCTGGGCGTGCGGGTAGGGGGTGTCCCAGCCGGTCACGCGTGCGATGGGGGCTTCGAGGTGGTGGAAGCAGTGCTCCTGGACCAGCGACATCAGTTCGGCGCCGTAGCCGCAGGTGCGGGTGGCCTCGTGGACGATGACGCAGCGGCCGGTCTTCTTCACCGACTCGACGATGGTGTCCAGGTCCAGCGGCCAGAGGCTGCGCAGGTCGATGATCTCGGCATCGATGCCGGTTTCCTCGGCGGCGGTCTGGGCCACGTAGACGGTGGTGCCGTAGGTCAGCACGGTCAGTTCGTTACCCGGACGGGCGATGGCCGCCTTGTCCAGCGGCACGCTGTAGTAACCCTCCGGCACCTGGCTGGCCGGGTGCTTGGACCACGGGGTCACCGGGCGGTCGTGGTGGCCGTCGAACGGGCCGTTATACAGGCGCTTGGGTTCGAGGAAGATCACCGGGTCGTCGTTCTCGATGCAGGCGATCAGCAGGCCCTTGGCGTCGTACGGGTTGGACGGCATGACGGTACGCAGGCCGCAGACCTGGGTGAACATCGCCTCCGGGCTCTGGCTGTGGGTCTGCCCGCCGTAGATGCCACCGCCGCAGGGCATGCGCACCACCATCGGCACGGTGAAGTCGTTCACCGAGCGGTAGCGGATGCGCGCCGCCTCGGAGACCAGTTGGTCGGTGGCCGGGTAGACGTAGTCGGCGAACTGGATTTCCACCACCGGGCGCAAGCCGTAGGCGCCCATGCCGACGGCGGCGCCGATGATGCCGCTCTCGGAGATCGGCGCGTCGAACACCCGCGAGGTGCCGTATTTCTTCTGCAGGCCTTCGGTGCAGCGGAACACACCGCCGAAGTAGCCCACGTCCTGGCCGAACACCACGACGTTGTCGTCGCGTTCGAGCATCACGTCCATGGCCGAGCGCAGCGCCTGGATCATGGTCATGCTGGTGACCGCCTGGGCGTTCTCGTGTTGCTGGTTCACGGCATTCATACCCCGAGCTCCTGGCGCTGCCGGCGCAGGTGTTCCGGCAGGTCCTTGTAGACGTCGTCGAACAGGTTGGCGGCGCTGAAGACGTGGCCGTCCACCAGCGAGCCGTGGCGTTCGGCCTGTTTCTGCGCGGCGATCACTTCGGCTTCCAGCTCCTTCTGCAGCGCTTCCTGCTGCTCGTCGGACCAGATGCCGAGGCCGATCAGGTGCTGCTTCAGGCGGGCGATCGGGTCGCCCAGGGGGAAGTTGGTCCAGTCGTCCGCCGGGCGGTACTTGGACGGATCGTCCGAGGTCGAGTGCGGGCCCGCGCGATAGGTGACCCACTCGATCAGGCTCGGGCCGTGACCACGACGGGCGCGCTCGGCGGCCCATTGCGAGGCGGCGTAGACGGCCAGGAAGTCGTTGCCGTCGACCCGCAGCGAGGCGATGCCGCAACCCACGCCACGGTTGGCGAAGGTGGTGCCTTCACCGCCGGCGATGGCCTGGAAGGTGGAGATCGCCCACTGGTTGTTGACCACGTTGAGGATCACCGGCGCGCGATACACGTGGGCGAAGGTGAGGGCGGTGTGGAAGTCGGATTCGGCGGTGGCACCGTCGCCGATCCAGGCGGACGAGATCTTGGTGTCGCCCTTGATCGCCGAGGCCATGCCCCAGCCGACGGCCTGGATGAACTGGGTGGCGAGGTTGCCGGAAATCGAGAAGAAACCCTTCTCGCGGCTGGAGTACATGATCGGCAGCTGGCGACCCTTGAGCGGGTCCTGCTCGTTGGAGAGCAGCTGGCAGATCATGTCTTTCAGCGGGTAGTCGCGGGTGATCAGGATGCCTTGCTGACGGTAGGTCGGGAAGGTCATGTCGCCGTCGCGCAGGGCCATGGTGTGGGCGGTGGCGATGGCCTCTTCACCCAGGCACTGCATGTAGAAGGACATCTTCTTCTGGCGCTGGGCGGTGAGCATGCGCGCGTCGAAGATGCGCGTCTTGAGCATCAGGCGCATGCCGCGCAGCAGCTGCTCGTGGCTCAGTTCCGGGGCCCAGGGGCCGACGGCGTTGCCCTGGTCGTCGAGCACGCGTACCAGGCTGAAGGCCAGGTCGGTGGTCTGTGCGGGTTCAACGTCAATGGCGGGCTTGCGCACCTCGCCGGCGGGCGAGAGGTGCAGGTAGGAGAAGTCGGTCTTGCAGCCCGGGCGTCCGGTGGGTTCGGGAACGTGCAGGCGGAGCGGAGCGTAATCGGTCATGGCGGGTCTCCAGTTGTGATCGTTGGGTGTGGATCAGCGAACGGAAGAGGCCATGCCTGGCGGGCGCACCCGGCCGGGTCGGGCTACGGTGCGGGTGCCGCGCGGGGTCGCGTGGCGGGTGGCGACATCACTCATGGTGAGGTCCTCGGTTGTTGTAGTTGTGGATTCAGTATAGGTGTGACCGCTTGGTTTTTTGCTCCAAATTGACTAGTTCCAAGCTTACGGATTAGTGTGTTTGAACCATAAAAACAACCACTTGTAGTACTGCTCAAAATGGCTGATCTAGACCGCACCGACCTGAAAATCCTCCGCGCCCTGGCTGACGATGGCCGCCTGTCCTGGCGCGACCTCGCGCAGAAGATCGGCCTGTCGCTGACCCCGACCCTGCGCCGGGTGCGCCGCCTGGAGGAAGAGCACTACATCCAGGGCTATTTCGCCCGCCTCGATGAAGAGCGCCTGTCCGGCGGCATGAGCGTGTTCGTCTCGGTGTCCCTGGAAAAGCAGACCGGCGACTACCTCGCGCGGTTCGAGGAACGCATCGTCCAGGCGCCCCAGGTGATGAGCTGCTTCCAGATGACCGGGGATGCGGACTACGTGCTGCGGGTGGTGGTGAAGGACCTGTCGGCCTACCAGCTGTTCCTGACCAATACGCTGACGCAGATTCCGGGGGTGGCGGGGATCAAGTCGGCCTTTGCGTTGAAGTCGGTGATGTTGCGCTCGGCGCCGCCGATTTGAGGCGGAGCGCGTGATAAAATCGCGCACTCGCGAACGTACGGAAGGTTCGATGGACAAGACACAGATCGACAAGCATATCGAGAGCAGCTTCCAGAGCCTTTCTCCGACCCTGCAGCGCGCAGCGCGCTTCGCCCTCGATCACCCCAATGAAATCGCCCTCGAATCCATGCGCACCGTGGCCGCCAAGGCCAAGTTGCAGCCTGCGTCGATGCTGCGCCTGGCCCGGCAGCTGGGCTTCGACAGCTATGAGGACTTCCGCCAGATATACCGGGGGTGGCTGACCGAGCGCGACTCGCCGTTCTCCCGTCGCGCCGATGCCTTGCGCAAGCGCTCTCACGATGACCAGAACACCGGGCTGATCGCCGAGATGCTGCATACCGAGCTGGGCAACCTGGAGGAAACCTTCAGCGCCGAGCGTCACGCGCAGATACTTGCGGCCCATGCGCTGCTCACCAACGCCAAGCACATCTACGTGGTGGGCCTGCGGAGCCTGTTCCCGGCGGCGTACTACTTCAGTTACGTGTGCGGGATGTTCCTCAATAACACCACGCTGCTGAGCGGTATCGGCGGTTCCTTTGCCGATGAGTTGCGCCGGATCGGTCCGGACGACGCACTGGTCGCTTTCAGCTACCACCCCTATGCACAGGATGCCCAGCGCGCGGTGCAGTTCTCACGCGAGCGCGGTGCGCAGGTCGTTGCCATCACGGACAGCCCGGTGTCGCCCATCGCGGCGCCGGCCGACGTGCTGGTGGTGGTGCGCAATTCCACGCCCTCGCTGTTCCCGTCGGTCGTGCCGGCGTTGGCGGTCTCGCAGACCCTGGCCGGTCTGCTGGTAGCCAACAGCAACGAAGACAGCCTGCGTGAAATCGCCAATAGCGAAGCGCAACTCAAGAGCTTCCAGGTCTACATCGACAAGGCTTGAGCTGGCGCCCGCTTCACTGGGCGGCGTGGTTGCGTGCGCCGACCAACCGCGCACCGTTGCCACCATTCAGGATGATCTGATCCACTTGCCGGCGATGTCATTGGGCTTTCCGAGCGAGCCTTTGTGAGGCTTGCTCGGAACACTAAAGGCCGCGTTGCACGGCCAGGCGCTGCTGTAGTGAACTCAGCGGAGGCCGGCGATGCTTTCGTCCAGCGCTCCGGCGAGCGTCTCCACGGCCTGCTGCAACTGCTCCTCACTGCTGATGAAAGGCGGGGCGAGCAGCACGTGGTCGCCGTTGATGCCGTCGACGGTGCCGCCGGACGGGTAGCAGATCAGACCGCGCGACTGGGCTGCCTGCTTGATGCGCGCATGCAGCCGTCGATCTGCCGGGAAGGGCTGGGCGGTATCGCGTCGGGCGACCAGCTCGATGGCCTGGAACAGGCCGCGGCCGCGAATGTCGCCGACATGTGGATGATCGGCGAAGCGTTCCTGCAGCTGGCCACGGAGGAATTCCCCGCGCTGGCGCACCTGGGCGCAGAGGTTCTGTTCGATGATTTCGCGCTGTACCGCCAGTGCGGCGGCGCATGCCAACGGATGGCCAATGTAGGTGTGGCCGTGCTGGAAGCTCCCGCTGCCACGGGTGATGGCGTCGACGATGCGGTCGCTGGCCATCACCGCGCCGATGGGCTGGTAGCCGCCGCCGAGTCCCTTGGCCAGGGTCAGCAGGTCGGGTACCACGCCTTCGACACTGAAAGCGTGGTAGTGGCCGGTACGGCCGATGCCGCACATCACCTCATCGAGGATCAGCAGCACACCGTAGCGGTCGCACACTTCGCGCATGCCCCGCAGGTAGCCCGGCAGCGGCTCCAGGGCGCCGGAGGTCGCGCCCACCACGGTTTCGGCAACGAATGCGGCGACCCGCTCGGGGCCGAGTTCCAGCAGGCACTGCTCGAATTCGGCCACCAGTCGGGCAACGTAGTCCGCATCGCTTTCGCCGGCCTGGCGATAGCGGTAGGGGTAGCAGGGCGACACCTGGGTGCTGGGCATCAGCAGCGGTTCGTAGAGTTTGCGCCGTGGCAGGTTGCCGCCGATGGCCAGCGCGCCCAGGGTGTTGCCGTGATAGCTCTGACGGCGCGAGACGAACTGCACGCGCTGCGGTTCGCCATTCTCGACATGGAACTGGCGGGCCATCTTCAGCGCGGTTTCCATGGCCTCGGACCCGCCCGAGAGGAAATACACATTGCCCAGCTCGGCGGGGCTCTGGCTGGCCAGCAGGCTTGCCAGCCGCTCGGCGGGCTCGCTGGTGAAGAAGCTGGTATGGGCGTATTCCAGCTTGTCCATCTGTTCGCGGATCGCCGCGATCACCGCCGGATGGCCGTGGCCCAGGCACGAAACCGCGGCACCACCGGAACCATCGAAGTAGCGACGACCGTGGGCATCGAACAGGTAGCAGCCTTCACCGCGCAGGGCGACCTGCAGCGGCTGGGCGGGAGCGCGATGGAAGATGTGTGTCATGGCGGTGTCCTTGTCTGCTCGGGCAGCGGCGAAAGCGTCTGGAATTATCTGATTCATTTTTGCTTGGTGTGATTCATATGTTTCATTTTCAGGCGCAGGCCAGGCTGCTGCTGCCCCGTTGCAGGGCACCGCTGAGGAAGGTCTGCAGGCGCTCGCTGCGCGGTGCCTGGAACAGGCGCGAAGGCGGGCCCTGTTCCTCGATGCGGCCCTGGTGCAGGAAGATCACCTCGCTGGAGACCTCGCGGGCGAAGCCCATTTCGTGGGTCACCATGATCATGGTGCGGCCCTCGCTGGCCAGGCCCTTGATCACTCCGAGCACCTCTCCGACCAACTCCGGGTCCAGCGCCGAGGTGGGTTCGTCGAGCAGGATCATTTCCGGGTCCACGGCCAGGGCGCGGGCGATGGCGACGCGCTGCTGCTGGCCGCCGGAGAGTTGCGCGGGATAGCTGCGGGCGAATCGCTCCGGGTCCATGTGCACCTTGCGCAGACAGCTCAGCGCCTTCTCCGTGGCCTGGGCGCGACTCAGGCCCTGGACGCGCATCGGCGCGGCGATGACGTTGTCGAGCACGGTCAGGTGCGCCCACAGGTTGAAGTTCTGGAACACCATCGCCAACTGTGTGCGCAGGTGCCGCAGCTGCCGGCCGTCTTTGACTTGCAGGCTGCCGTCGTGCAGGCGTTTCATCGCCAGCGGTTGGCCGTCCCAGATGATTTCACCGGCATTCGGCCGTTCCAGCAGGTTGAGGCAACGCAGGAAGGTGCTCTTGCCCGATCCGCTGGAGCCGATCAGGGTGATCACGTCGCCGGGGTTGGCCACCAGCGAGACGCCCTTGAGCACTTCGTGGTCGCCATAGCGTTTGTGGATGTCATTGACCTTCAGGGTCGGCATGTCGGGTCTCCGTGGGATGTCAGGCGGCGCGCGGGCGCAGGTAGGCGAGCCAGCGGTGCTCGGCGAAGCGGAAGAGCAGGAAGATCAGGCTGGTGAACGCCGCATAGAGCAGCAGCGCGGCGATGTAGGCCTCGTAGGGCGAGGCGTAGCGCATGCTGATCGAGCGGCTCACACCGGCCAGGTCGAGCAGGGTGATGCTCGATGCCAATGCGGTGGCGTGCAGGGTCAGGATCACCTCGTTGCTGTAGGCCGGAATCGCTCGACGCATGGCCCCCGGAAGAACGATGTGGACCATTTGCGCCCAGCGGGTCATGCCCATTGCGCGTGCTGCCTCGATCTCGCCATGGAAGGTCTTGAGGATGCAGCCGGCGAGGATCTCGATGGTGTAGGCGGCGGTGTTCAGGGCCAAGGCCAGCCAGGCGCAGACGTAGGCCTCGCGCAGGTACTGCCAGGCCCAGCCATTGCGGATCCAGGAAATTTCCGCCAGGCCGAAGTAGATGATGTAGATCTGCACCAGCAGTGGCGTGCCGCGCATGACGTAGGTGAACAGCCACACCGGCGCGCGCAACCAGGGGTTGCCGGAGGCGCGCAGCAGCGAAAGCGGAATCGCCAGCGCCAGCCCGACCAGCAGTGAAACGAGGAACAGCTGGACTGTCAGCAGCAGGCCGGTGGTACGGACACCGTCGCTGAACAGGAAGAGTTGCAGGTTATCCAGAACCAGTTGCCAGTTCACAGGGTGATCTCCTTGCTGCCTGCCGCATAGCGTGCGGCCAGCAGGCGCAGCACGAGTACCGACAGGGTGCTCAGCAGTAGATAGATAAAGGCCGCCACCA harbors:
- a CDS encoding 3-methyl-2-oxobutanoate dehydrogenase (2-methylpropanoyl-transferring) subunit alpha, with product MTDYAPLRLHVPEPTGRPGCKTDFSYLHLSPAGEVRKPAIDVEPAQTTDLAFSLVRVLDDQGNAVGPWAPELSHEQLLRGMRLMLKTRIFDARMLTAQRQKKMSFYMQCLGEEAIATAHTMALRDGDMTFPTYRQQGILITRDYPLKDMICQLLSNEQDPLKGRQLPIMYSSREKGFFSISGNLATQFIQAVGWGMASAIKGDTKISSAWIGDGATAESDFHTALTFAHVYRAPVILNVVNNQWAISTFQAIAGGEGTTFANRGVGCGIASLRVDGNDFLAVYAASQWAAERARRGHGPSLIEWVTYRAGPHSTSDDPSKYRPADDWTNFPLGDPIARLKQHLIGLGIWSDEQQEALQKELEAEVIAAQKQAERHGSLVDGHVFSAANLFDDVYKDLPEHLRRQRQELGV
- a CDS encoding cupin domain-containing protein, with the translated sequence MPAATSLKFLFTGLALALSLPVFAQGTGAETVTVQQEHKMPDAAGKKGLMITVSYAPGQASGAHVHSGSVFAYVLEGAVISQLEGHKPVTYQAGQSWYEAPNTPHLVSRNASNQKPAKLLVWMLLDEQAPVLTPLKQ
- a CDS encoding MurR/RpiR family transcriptional regulator, with the protein product MDKTQIDKHIESSFQSLSPTLQRAARFALDHPNEIALESMRTVAAKAKLQPASMLRLARQLGFDSYEDFRQIYRGWLTERDSPFSRRADALRKRSHDDQNTGLIAEMLHTELGNLEETFSAERHAQILAAHALLTNAKHIYVVGLRSLFPAAYYFSYVCGMFLNNTTLLSGIGGSFADELRRIGPDDALVAFSYHPYAQDAQRAVQFSRERGAQVVAITDSPVSPIAAPADVLVVVRNSTPSLFPSVVPALAVSQTLAGLLVANSNEDSLREIANSEAQLKSFQVYIDKA
- the lpdA gene encoding dihydrolipoyl dehydrogenase — encoded protein: MKQNQTLETTLLVIGGGPGGYVAAIRAGQLGIRTVLVEGASLGGTCLNIGCIPSKALIHAAEEYLKAREFAGKSPLGISVQAPSIDIQRTVEWKDGIVDRLTTGVAALLKKHGVTVVHGWAKVVDGKTVEVDLAEGGSQHIHTEHMLLAAGSKSVELPFLPVGGNVISSTEALAPKALPKRLAVVGGGYIGLELGIAYRKLGVEVTVVEAQARILPTYDEELTKPVANALRKLGIELYLGHSVMGLEPDGNGLRVQDGAGSQRVIETDQVLVAVGRHPNTTGWNLESLSLDMNGRAVKIDEQCKTSMRNVWAIGDIAGEPMLAHRAMAQGEMVAEIIAGKRRAFTPTAIPAVCFTDPEVVVVGLSPEQAKAAGHEVLTASFPFAANGRAMTLESNDGFVRVVARKDNHLILGWQAVGKAVSELSTAFVQSLEMNACLEDIAGTIHAHPTLGEAVQEAALRALGHALHI
- a CDS encoding Lrp/AsnC family transcriptional regulator, translated to MADLDRTDLKILRALADDGRLSWRDLAQKIGLSLTPTLRRVRRLEEEHYIQGYFARLDEERLSGGMSVFVSVSLEKQTGDYLARFEERIVQAPQVMSCFQMTGDADYVLRVVVKDLSAYQLFLTNTLTQIPGVAGIKSAFALKSVMLRSAPPI
- a CDS encoding aspartate aminotransferase family protein, with product MTHIFHRAPAQPLQVALRGEGCYLFDAHGRRYFDGSGGAAVSCLGHGHPAVIAAIREQMDKLEYAHTSFFTSEPAERLASLLASQSPAELGNVYFLSGGSEAMETALKMARQFHVENGEPQRVQFVSRRQSYHGNTLGALAIGGNLPRRKLYEPLLMPSTQVSPCYPYRYRQAGESDADYVARLVAEFEQCLLELGPERVAAFVAETVVGATSGALEPLPGYLRGMREVCDRYGVLLILDEVMCGIGRTGHYHAFSVEGVVPDLLTLAKGLGGGYQPIGAVMASDRIVDAITRGSGSFQHGHTYIGHPLACAAALAVQREIIEQNLCAQVRQRGEFLRGQLQERFADHPHVGDIRGRGLFQAIELVARRDTAQPFPADRRLHARIKQAAQSRGLICYPSGGTVDGINGDHVLLAPPFISSEEQLQQAVETLAGALDESIAGLR
- a CDS encoding ABC transporter ATP-binding protein, whose translation is MPTLKVNDIHKRYGDHEVLKGVSLVANPGDVITLIGSSGSGKSTFLRCLNLLERPNAGEIIWDGQPLAMKRLHDGSLQVKDGRQLRHLRTQLAMVFQNFNLWAHLTVLDNVIAAPMRVQGLSRAQATEKALSCLRKVHMDPERFARSYPAQLSGGQQQRVAIARALAVDPEMILLDEPTSALDPELVGEVLGVIKGLASEGRTMIMVTHEMGFAREVSSEVIFLHQGRIEEQGPPSRLFQAPRSERLQTFLSGALQRGSSSLACA
- a CDS encoding dihydrolipoamide acetyltransferase family protein, encoding MGTHIIKMPDIGEGIAEVELVEWHVQVGDEVHEDQLLAEVMTDKATVEIPSPVAGKILALGGVPGQVMAVGGELIRLEVEGHGNLKEAAHPKAHEEAPAQPAAKPAPVAEAPKPAPRAESKPVAPATRPAPTPAPRRAPGEKPLASPAVRQRARDLGVELQFVQGSGPAGRISHEDLEHFLEHGGATIASGYAARHDEHQIPVIGLRRKIAQKMAEAKRRIPHFSYVEEIDVTDLEALRIHLNAKHATARGKLTLLPFIARALVVALRDFPQLNARYDDEADVITRFGAVHLGVATQSDNGLMVPVLRNAESRDLWGNAAEVARLADAARHGKASREELSGSTITLSSLGALGGIVSTPVINLPEVAIVGVNRMVERPMVVNGQIVVRKMMNLSSSFDHRVVDGMDAAAFIQAVRALLEHPATLFID
- a CDS encoding alpha-ketoacid dehydrogenase subunit beta; protein product: MNAVNQQHENAQAVTSMTMIQALRSAMDVMLERDDNVVVFGQDVGYFGGVFRCTEGLQKKYGTSRVFDAPISESGIIGAAVGMGAYGLRPVVEIQFADYVYPATDQLVSEAARIRYRSVNDFTVPMVVRMPCGGGIYGGQTHSQSPEAMFTQVCGLRTVMPSNPYDAKGLLIACIENDDPVIFLEPKRLYNGPFDGHHDRPVTPWSKHPASQVPEGYYSVPLDKAAIARPGNELTVLTYGTTVYVAQTAAEETGIDAEIIDLRSLWPLDLDTIVESVKKTGRCVIVHEATRTCGYGAELMSLVQEHCFHHLEAPIARVTGWDTPYPHAQEWDYFPGPARVGAAFKRAMEV
- a CDS encoding ABC transporter permease subunit, producing MNWQLVLDNLQLFLFSDGVRTTGLLLTVQLFLVSLLVGLALAIPLSLLRASGNPWLRAPVWLFTYVMRGTPLLVQIYIIYFGLAEISWIRNGWAWQYLREAYVCAWLALALNTAAYTIEILAGCILKTFHGEIEAARAMGMTRWAQMVHIVLPGAMRRAIPAYSNEVILTLHATALASSITLLDLAGVSRSISMRYASPYEAYIAALLLYAAFTSLIFLLFRFAEHRWLAYLRPRAA